The following proteins are co-located in the Anas platyrhynchos isolate ZD024472 breed Pekin duck chromosome 1, IASCAAS_PekinDuck_T2T, whole genome shotgun sequence genome:
- the GPR19 gene encoding probable G-protein coupled receptor 19 — translation MMFDHSMDNNNAPSVFPTLLLLLQNNSYPETSIAPANHEMTESPKEPRPSRNHTILQYELRPGEIIAASMVFGVLWLFSVFGNSLVCLVIHRSRRTQSTTNYFVVSMACADLLISVGNAPFVLLQFTSGRWTLGNVMCKLVRYIQYLTPGVQIYVLLSICVDRFYTIVYPLSFKVSREKAKKMIVASWIFDAAFASPAFFFYGSNGDGHCNFFLPNSWEGAIYSIIHLLVVFLIPSILIILFYQKVIKYIWRIGTDGRTVRRTMNIVPRTKVKTIKMFLMLNLVFLLSWLPFYVVQLWHPQETDYRKSSLVFMVITLISFSSSASKPTLYSVYNANFRRGMKETFCMSSMKCYRSNAYTITTSSRIAKKNYVGISEIPAPAKTVTKDSIYDSFDREAKEKKLAWPIHSNPPNTFV, via the coding sequence ATGATGTTTGACCACAGTATGGATAACAACAACGCTCCCTCTGTTTTCCCTACTTTATTGCTCCTGCTACAGAACAACAGCTACCCCGAGACCTCCATTGCTCCTGCTAACCATGAGATGACAGAGTCACCCAAGGAACCCAGGCCAAGCAGGAACCACACCATCTTGCAGTATGAACTGAGGCCAGGGGAAATCATAGCAGCCAGTATGGTTTTTGGAGTATTGTGGTTGTTTTCCGTCTTCGGAAACTCCCTTGTTTGCTTAGTGATCCATAGGAGCAGAAGGACACAATCAACCACCAACTATTTTGTTGTCTCCATGGCTTGTGCAGACCTTCTCATCAGTGTTGGAAATGCACCATTTGTGCTACTTCAGTTTACTTCAGGCAGGTGGACACTGGGGAATGTGATGTGCAAGCTGGTGAGGTACATACAATATCTCACCCCTGGAGTCCAGATATACGTGCTCCTCTCCATATGTGTGGATCGATTCTACACTATTGTCTACCCCCTGAGCTTCAAAGTGTCAAGAGAGAAAGCCAAGAAAATGATTGTAGCATCTTGGATCTTTGATGCTGCATTTGCATCACCAGCCTTCTTTTTCTATGGCTCCAATGGGGATGGCCATTGCAACTTTTTTCTCCCGAATTCTTGGGAAGGAGCCATCTACAGTATTATCCATctcttggtggtgtttttgaTCCCATCCATCCTCATTATCCTATTCTATCAAAAGGTTATCAAGTACATTTGGAGAATAGGCACCGATGGCAGGACTGTCAGGAGGACAATGAATATTGTCCCAAGGACAAAAGTGAAAACCATCAAGATGTTCTTAATGTTAAATTTAGTGTTTCTCCTGTCCTGGCTCCCTTTTTATGTGGTACAGCTGTGGCacccacaggaaacagactacAGAAAGAGTTCCTTGGTTTTTATGGTTATCACATTAATCTCTTTCAGTTCTTCAGCTTCTAAGCCAACCCTGTACTCAGTGTATAATGCGAACTTCAGAAGAGGGATGAAAGAAACTTTTTGCATGTCCTCCATGAAATGCTACAGAAGTAATGCATATACCATCACTACCAGTTCAAggatagcaaaaaaaaattatgttggGATCTCAGAAATCCCAGCACCAGCCAAAACTGTAACCAAAGACTCAATCTATGATTCATTTGacagagaagcaaaagaaaaaaagcttgccTGGCCCATTCATTCAAATCCTCCAAATACCTTTGTCTAA